The Euwallacea fornicatus isolate EFF26 chromosome 20, ASM4011564v1, whole genome shotgun sequence genome includes the window TTGGAATCTCAAATCCATGAcagatgaataaaaaataagtggGCAGTCTGGAAGgaacttttgaaaatctttGCAGCTACAGATACCCGacagaatttcaatttgtctCACCAGAATCCTTTCAAGATTTAACTGTTTCCAATTAGAAGAGCAACTGAAATTACTGCATGGCAGTAATAGATCTATTAAGATTTCAAGAATAGAAATAGTGATTGATTGTTGTTTTATGTCTTGTCTACTTTAGTACCTATATTACAGTAACTGAATTGAGTCTATAGTTGAGTTTATCACAAATTATACCCATACCATCTCTATTGACATctgtaaaatatcaaaatatctgCAGAGGATTCCTggagaagaaatttaaaaaaatgtatttttgttaagaCTCTAACTCagtaaattcataataatcTTGTCAAGAACCTTCTTTATCAGAATATATCATcttaaaataacattattatGCCCTTTTTGAAGTACTTTTGAACCATCctgtattaatattaatttgcatCAACTTTAAAGGCAAGAAAAATTGCCTACTGTAATTGGggttttatatttgttttcataTCCATTCCTCTCACACTTAGCACATTACCACATAATGATGAACtaacttaattaatttttttatttcagcacAACATATACAGTTAAAGCgaatgaatttcaaatatttttcaagctCTGTAAAGTATTCCATAACAGTGATATCTGTCCTGACGGACTAACTGCCTGTTTAAGGCATTTTcagaatgaagaaaaaattggtttaggAAATGCCTTTATATCAGgtagaatgaaattttttatttggtgTGTTATGGAGTTAAATTACATAATTCTCATTTTgaatacaattttcattaGCCATTGTCATTAATTAATAAGGTCTTCTGGATTTAGGGTTTAAAGGAAGAAATCTTCCATCTGCTActcattttgaaggtatctaGAAAAAGAGGTTATTTATTGTGCTTTATGTTATATACTTCATTGTTAatctacataaaatatttattcaacaaCTAGAGTAGGATGATATAAAACTTCACATACTCTGGAGAATTATGGATACATATTTTGGGAACCTTCagtaatttttagaaatatctGGAAAGTAAAGGTAGCAAAAACAGTACTGTACTAACAAACCATAAGGTGTTAAATAATTCTCAACATTAAATACATTCATATTCTTTCTTAGAATTTGCCACTTTAACATAAAGTAATTCCAAACACCACtcttgtttcaaaaataagaaaaaattatatattcatAATCAGAATTAAAGTCTCTTTCAAGTAAGGGTGCCACTCGTCCtgtgccatttaagattctaATGTTGAATACACTCCTGCAAAGGGGTTTGTTTTGGTGAGTCCGTATTTAACGCTAAAATGTGGCtcctgcaaaaataaaaacgacgTGTCGCAACAAATTCTAATATTTTGATCGAGGTTTAAAATAAACCAGGTACAAAGTCTTCAATATTACACTTtgcattttaaacagaatagttaccacataaaaaaaaactattgacaataaatatttcaaatagatACAGGAcgctcaaaatttaaaaggagGATTAGTTACACAGATATACAGATACCCTGTGTAAattgtaaacattttatagTCAAATTCCAATCTATTTTAGATTGGAACCAATTGAAGACAATCAATGGACACAAATGTAGCAAAACCCAAAACTACTCTTTAGTAATTAATTTCAGTCAAGAAGGGCCGGTGAGTTATTTATTCTTGAAGGGCGCAAGTAAAAGTGTTGGTTCAGCAAtctattttccatatttatttaattacagagCAATAGATGGCAGTCTTTACATTTTACTTCACCTAATACAATTAGACAGTTAAAATGACatattatgagtttttgtttccGCAGGAAAATCCGACGCTTCAGGTGACAAaagataaatgcattttcagtATTAACATGAGACTTCGGTTATACTCGCCAATGTGTggaacacacatttttggaaaatatatagATTTAAGTCCTTTAGCTAGATCCTTTAAAGTCCATACTGAAACCAACAACTTCAGTGTCACTCTTTGCGGTAGCGATGCCATTTGCAACCAAAGAGATGTCAACGCATGTGCATTAACTAGATCTAACATGATGCCTATTTCATTACTCTCAACTTTAAAACCCATTTACGATGGAAGCGAAATAGGTTTTAAGGGAAACACTTACAAAGGcactaataaaaaatgttaaatacattttcttttatgacTTCAATAATCTATCTTAAATTCTTTTTAGTTGATAAAAAGTTTACGGTATTTCTAATATGTGActgggaaaaaaatgaagtgcGCAATGATGATCTGACCTACAACGAAGTTCCAAAGCAAGGGAAGAAGTATTCTTTTCAATTGAAGACCTCTTACGGGTGCCTGAAAGTTCACAGATCGTGTgttgtaaaaaatgaatttttactgTATAATTTGACCGAGCTCAGTGCCGAATTTCATGTGGCTTGGTCCCCTAAACAGGGCTCTAGTGGagaaagcatttttttaattcaaatgtgCGGTGCAGCAAATTTAAAGGGAAACAATAAGAGCTGTAAGGGCTAAGATAGACGACGCGGTTTGCGCCGCGTTTGCGGCCGCATGGTGCATGTCGTCTACCATGCGCCGCTAACGAGTTTAGAAAATACGCGGTGTACTCAGCTTAATGTCCAAGGTCAAATCAGTTCGGAGGCATTGCAGACTGAAATATCTCAACAGTGACAATACTAAAATGCTGTATTAAGACAGCCAGGACACTCTGGCCTTCTACACCGTACAACGTTGTTTGCTCTGGTATATTAAGACTCGTAGTCTGggcattttgttttattacagTAGCAGGGAGAGGATTTAATGTAGCCAACAGGTTCAGTGTACTTTcaaagaagttaaaaaataatattaataaaattgccttAAAGCTATAAGTAGGTTTTCTTCTGCTGGTATGCTTTGTCTCATAACGGTGTTATTCCTCGAACAGGGCGTTTAAAGTGTTGATAATAATTCTTGAAACGATCCTTTAGACATTCTTGtgaaattaaaggaattttattcatatttgtgAATTTCTTAATAGAACGGATGTCAAAAACCTCTCTTTTTGCTTTTCACTTATAGGATGTACCCAATATTTGCGTTTTcgctttttcattatttgttcCTTCAGTAAATATGcggtcataaaaaaaattattcatgacTACTTTTATCCGAAGACATTTTGTATACGACGCGACACACAACTTAAAACTGAAACTAGTTCTGGCGATAATGCGTGCGTTTTAAACAGGGGGGCCACCAGCGCGGTGCAAATCATTTCGTTTGTCTTAGGCCCTAAGAGTGGATTTTAAGACAATTCACATTATTTAGTTGCTATATGCGATTATTATTTTAGGTATGCACGCTCAAATatgtgagaaaaaaaacaacgaaGAAGTAAACAGAGGGTCAGTACTCAGTCAACTTGAGGTTGTTAGTGACGCAATGGTAGCAACCATTGACAGTAAGTATGGGAATTTCCTCATCCCCACCTTATTATATAACATTTATTATCCTCTCTTTTCCTTTGTACTATTCCCACActgaaattattataattcctAACTGTAAGCTAATTCGCGTATTTTGGATACAAGCACACAAATATAGAAACTAAAAATGCGCTTATATTGTATGCACCACTAGAAATTAAGGTACCTCgattttaattctaatttgtctagtatattctaaatttggttcttattggATTTACCATATTTCAGAAGGAGCAAAGTGTTATGATCACAATCGAAAAGTGTATACGTATCATAAAACcataataaactttttctgCGATTTCAAAGACTACGGGCCTAAGGTTGCGCCACATCCGAACACGCCATGTGAGATACATTTGAATTGGATGACTCCTAAGGCTTGCCCTAAATTCGTAAGTTTGTGTATAGAgtggaacaaaaaaattccgtACAGTTACTTATGGTAGGAATACCTAGCGGTTTAAAGGaaagaaaaacagttttattgGCAAAATATAGAACAATTTAACAAACTGAATATTTCTAGGTCCATTGACAATGATAATCAAGAAACtagcaaaataaattcaaattttaagcgattttttttttaattttcaaatttgtactCAAAAAAGTTTCTGTAAGATTTCACACAACTAAACtaatattaactaaattatTCAAACAATAAATGTTTGGTATCAGGTCGGGTTTCCTTTAGATTTTAATGCTACATTAGACGGCATTCTTCTAATAATGCCTCTTTTAAGTCCTTTTTACTATTAATTGCATGCGATTTTATTTTCCGCTCTAAGTGTTCCCTATAGTTGCTCAATCGTATTTTGATCCGACGATTGAGGTCGGTAATTTAGAGtgcttttaatattatttaaaagacGTTCTTATGCTAGACGTGAGAAATGTTTTGAATCATTGTCTAACATGAAATTAAAAGACCTGCCAAGGCCCAATTTATCCTCTCTAACTCGtgagatttcttttttaaaatattcacataCATTTTGCTATCCATTATTTTTCCACACTTTCTTTGCTGTCTGACCCATGAATATTATACTCACTATCATCGCtgaaaatgatgttttttcaATAGTCCTGgactttatttaaatggtttttagcATACTTaaacgtttttctttattctcTGTAGAAATAAACGACGCTTTGCGAGTAGATCTGGCTTTATACCTACTGTGTCTTAGCACATTTCTAACCGTTTTGTCACTGCCGTTtaggtttaaatatttttttaatttttattgatttgcgCGGAGGTTACTTTTGGGTTTTTCTTAATCTGACGTACGATATACCGTTCCTCTTCCCCTTTCAGAGCCTTTGGACATACATTTCTTTGTCCTGTTTTGGTCGTACCATGTTTTCCATAGCGCCCGATTTTGTATTGCACTGTTGACTTACGTTTCTTTACCATTTTTGCTGCTTTAGCCTTTGAATGGCCCTCACAATATTATTCAATAGTTAATTGCCTTAAACCGGCACCAATTTGACGATTTCTCGAACCCACGAtgtactatttaattttttttttaataacttataTCATTACAAAGCTAACATCATAAATATTTCTGTTCTTTATCGCCATTCTTTcacagtaaaaaaaagttattgaataCATCTTTGAATCATgcaaaaacgttttttgagcaaaaacatgtacaattttaagaaaaatttacataaaattacaattcaTTTAActaatttcttgatttttgtTAATGGACTAAGAAATGTTTCTTGTTAGAAATTGTTacatattttgataataaattgtttgttGCCTCTAGAACTCCATACGTTTCAGTAATGGCTAACCTCACGGAGACTTTTTGTATCACTGCATATTCAGGTCTTTCATAGTGGGTtcacgttttttaaatttatcatgtAGAATTATCTACACAAAATCTGAACATTCATAAACTTTTTAGGATATTACCAGTTGTACTTACATAAAAGAGGCAAATCATTCTTGCAAGTTCTACTTTGACAAAGATTATTACGATTTAAGTGCCCTCAcatcaacaaaaattataaccGATCGACGccgaaatttggaatttaaatttaatgtttgcGGATCAGTATTGGATTCAGATGCTCCTTGCACCAAAGACGTGTCAGTGATGAGGAAAAACTTAACGCAGCCGAACATGAAATATAGGTTAATTCTGTTTAGATATTTGGATAAGATTTATTAAGGTATCCATGTTGTCTTTCTACCTTGATGATAAATTAAGTCACGGCAATACACCAATTTCAGCATTTAGTACTCGACAACCTTTGGATCTCTAATCTGCCAATTGGATTCTTTTTCTATTCAATTCAAGCTTACGTTTGTGTATGCCACAGCCTGTTGCTAAAAAATGATAACTCTAAGGGGCAAAATTGAGATTCCAGATATCTCACTTTAAAGTCccatattgatattttctttaatgaaaactaaatttaaaaattttttcatacatGTTCTAATTCAACACTGCATCGCACTAAATCTATTTATAGGCAAATTCATTAagagtaaataataataaaaaatatatcactaATAGTTtaataatactaataatagtttgacaaaaaaaaacaaaatacctgtctaaaacttaaataatttgtGTGAGATTTACTTTCTTTTCACCCAGAAGCATATTTTTTACAGGTTTACATCACTCGGAAAGTATTGGGAGAGTTCCATAAAGAATGGTAATTTAGTGTTGCAATTTCAAACTGGACAATATTGTAATGGAGCTGAAGGTGATTATCGAAGTGAAGTACATTTCGAATGCAGTAGCATTGAGGTATGTAGTTCCTTTAATTGTCTTTTAGTGCATattcagtattttttcttcaaattttataatattgtgTAGGGTGGTCCAAAATAAACCTTTATTTCGTCGTTTCTATGTAAATTGCCCTGTTGGTCAAATTACCAGAAGTTTACCTACTTTACCTAGCAAAGAAATTTCCTGTGGAAACCACCAAATTGACTAGTACTCTCTCTATTTCGACATTTTGGCGAATGTCACCCTCTTGGTAAAATTGCCAGGACTCTCTTCTATTGGttctaaattgaattttaggaGAACCCAATTTTGCGTAAAGAGGAAACGTGTTATTAcgaatttttatggaaaactcCTGAGGCTTGCCCGTATCCGGTGAATGGTAACTATTTGGAAAACGCGCCATGCATTTTCACAGACAACATCCATACGAAAAGGTACTTTCAATAAAgaaggtttttgaaatttttatataaatttatttgtttcacaGCTTCAACTTCGGAAATATAAAACCATTGCAGTTTGTCAACGACAATAACATCACATTCGACATTTGTTCAAGATCGTACGAACTTTGTCGGTTCGACAAAAATGGTATTAAAATAGATTTCAAACTCAAAAAAGAATTCGAAACACGTCATTTTTActacaattttagaatgtcgCTTTGTTGAACTGGAAAATATCACTGCTGTCTTCACAAAGGACGTCAATAAACTAGAGATTGTGCTGGATGAATATTGCAATTCATCTGACAATTTCAATCGTTTCACACTGATTTTCCTCTGCGAGTCCATAATTAGTAATCGTCATTTTGGAGAATTTCACATCAGTGACTGCAGTTTAACAATTACTTACTTCACTGATGTCGTATGTCCTTCGGAGGTAAACATTAGACTTATTTCTGTTCGCTCATTATGGATTTTCGTTCAATTTGTATCTCCAATTcgttctttttattttcatgttaGGATGAGTCTGACGACAATAACGTGACAGATTTGAAATCTAGTAAGGAAAAAATCTCAAGCCAGTTCCCACCTTTGAAGCATGCTGCCCAAGTGCAAACAACTGATGCATGTTCGATTAAGAGCCCTTATACTCAACGTGAAATAAACAGACAAGATTTTTCGAAGGTAAGTCTATTTCgttcttttaattttctaattagatCCCGTGTTAATTGCAGggtaatagatttttttttgaaaagtgtgttaaaatgtaaaactttGCCGCTTTGTATAtagaaaatggtgcgtttttgataATGGGTCtgttagcatttttttattattttaaagagtaCTATTACCTACGAAAATGTCTCTATGATGATGTCACACCCTATatacatgttttttttgtagaagtcataatattttaataatagttttatttcCCTCTTAGGACTTCAGACAAAATTGTCCCATAGCAGTATTTAATAATACCTTCCGTTTTGTGAAGTTAACGTACACTACAGATATCAAATGTCAATCAAATCCGTCCAACAGTAAGTattgaatattattttcaaaaatccctTATACGTTGTTATCTATTGATTGACCTTCTGCCATCAGCTTGCGTAAAGCATCTGCTTCTAGCACTCCACTGCATTGGTCCCTTTTGCAATTTATACGTTATTTTCTGCAATTGTTCTTCCTCTTTTCTGTCTGgtaacttttttccttttagactattcattattttacccTAATATTTGTTTTGCGTTGTTTTCGCAGATATATCATACGAAGTGTACCTGACCTGTTCCTCGACTTTAAATCTACCATTTCCGGTGAGTATTAACTTCACAAATAAGAGATGTTACCTGTGCTGATCGCTTAATAATGTTACATTTCAGAACAAAGAATGTCACTCAGTGAGTCATATTCACAAACTGGAATATTGTGATATgtttaaaaatccaaaagcCGAATCCTCGGATGCAACAAACACTCTATTTATCGTAGGTGAGTAGATAACTCGACTTTCAATGCTTGTGCATATTAGTCAAGTCGAACGATAAAATACAGTGTGTTTTAAATTGACCAAAAATATATTGCGGAAGATAtcccatattttaaaataaaagaagtcTACTAAATCCATAGAAACCACGTTCCAATAAATAGAAACCTATGTTCGCATTTATTGGTATCTATTGAGAATCTTGATTTAAAGCCTTCCGGGCCGCAGAAGAGCTCATTACTAACCCAAAAATGTTGGATCATCACCTTTTAAACCCATATTTGTTGTTTTGCATTGTATCACTAAATGGCACCTTTTGGTTGATTTCAGCAGTGCAAGACTTGCTTACTAATTTAAGACTCACTGTACGTATGACAGAAATATTAGTGTTGATTACGAACGATAATACAGTCATTACGATAGGTTTCAATTCTTAATATTCACATAGAATATCGTCAACCTGTCAACGACTGTCTGGTTtctgtgttttaaaaaatatataaccgTGCTAAGATTGAACCAGACAGTCTTAATGGttgaaattaggaaaaataataagacCTCAAAAGTTGTGGCAGACTTATCAATAATCGGTGGTAATTGGTAAGCCTGTCACAGTTGTAAGTGGATAAAAATTCGTTTCACGTAGATCCTTGTTTTCCGTATATCTTATGCGATTCTCatatattctttttttatgatatCAACTATGATGTATTTACGTTTTGCGAACACTGTGTATATAACTATACCCGGCGTTCGTAAACGTGATTCTTATTAAGTTCTTAAATCGGcatttataacaaaataattgctCGTAGCACTTTCTACATAATTATTATCGAATCATACATGTAATATAACCATTATATGTTCCCAGGCATTGTTCTATCAGGAGTATTTCTCGTCAGTTTGCTGATATTAATGCTTTGGAAACGGAAGATATTTAAGCGTAGACCTCAAACTCTTCCCTTTGTTGAAATATATGAAAAGGTAAGTATAAGTGATAAAATTGTGGTGATAGCGATTTTGAGGCCAATTTTAAACCTCACAATTGTCAAATatatcatcaatttttcaatgttccAGAATACCGAGCTTTAATTCGATAAAATTTACTGTCCGAGCCGCCTATTGTGATATTCGTGAATAGCCAAAAACCATCGTACCGCCTTCGGCATGAAATGAAGAATTAAGTTTTTAGTCGAGTTAATTAGGTAATAAGTTTAAATtcgatgaaatatttattttctgcaagAATCAAACCAAGttagtttgatttttttcgtaagtttgacatttttgtcattttcgcCGAAATGGATATAATGTATGTGGTCAAACTAGTAAGGTCGCAATATAGAAATTCCCAGGGACATCTACTTCTGCTATTAGAAGTAGATTGAGAATGCAATTGAAcatgaatagtcacaaaatagaacagatattgaagaaatgaaacaaacaattttgttccgAAACGTTGACGCTAACACAGATTGAATTACCTGCCAATGAGAATTCCGTTTGTAGACTCCTCCACATCACAACTTCCACTTTCataacaaaagaagaaaagagTTTTTGACGACATCCGCTTTTACTCACTATGTGATAGATACACGACTCGCACTTGTACTCACCAAATATCAACTACATGTTGCGTACTTGCGTTCACGGAATATCAACGACACAAAACGCACTGTCCTTCACTAAATGTGAGCCACCTCAGCAGAGTGAAGGAAtatattaaagaataaaagaaCATAAGTTTATTTCGATACCGAATTAAGTATTGCGGGCTTCTGGTTTGTCACCGCGATAGCATTCAACTGAATCATCTAAGAAATACTATCATttcaaaacatacaaaaacttTACAGTCCTTTGTAAACATACAGCTCACCGgtttaaaaatcaatactggcacgaaataatatacagtgtCTCGAACATACATAAATGTGTCCAGCATGAAATCTCGGAAACTGTAACAGATATTGACTTGGTTAATTGGCAGAAAAGTTCCAGGAGTAgtttgacgaaaaaaaaatcaagaagtgcaaatagtaattttgaaaaaacgtcATGCTGCAGCttataaataattagaatGAAAAGGTGTCttagttttcttaatttttttacgtttcttaatttttttttaattaaatctttgtGCGTCGTTAAACTGTTCCCTCGAACGCGTACCTTTTCTCCGATTTAACCAAATCTGTACCTATTACAATTTACGAGGTCCCCGTGTTGAACATCTTTATTTTGTACACATTGTATTTATTGTACCTACCTCCTCATTAATGGTAAAAGttccaaacttaaagtttATCTGAGGTAATTTAAGGAACTTTAACTAGGTAGTAAGTACTACATAATTAAACTTAACTTCAGGAAATATTCGCTAGTTATGTTGTAACAATAATCTATCGAGTTTGTTTAGAGTTCGTTCAGATACATTCAAAGGTCCGGTTATCAAAATTAAGTCATGTcgatagaaatttatttataaattctcTTGATTTCTAAATAGTTATCgtagaaataaattatatctgtagttttgtttttttttctgttttattaaCACTTCTTGCTGTTTTTTTggtatgtataaaaatatacaataacaGATGCTAAAAATTCTCAAGCATATTAGGAAAATTATGATTATATAGTTTTGACTTCACACTTACAGTTATTCatataggtttttttttgttatttcaacTATTTCTTTAGGATACTTTactactttaaattttataattcagaCTATGGTCTATATTTGTAGCTCAGCAAGTTATTAATACTACTTGTGATAACGTTAACAGAAATTGAATAAATGCGACGCTgtataacttaaaaaatataggacAGCAATtaccctttttttatttattaaaatttgttatgcCGCTAAAGTATTGCTAATTTGTTGTTATTCATAAGTTACGGCCGATAACTCCTAGACCATTGTCAACACTCGTCTTTAAAGATTTGCCTTAAAAGTGTGTAAATTGAAAACTAAACAATTTGCGAGGTCCATCTCTCCttattcacatttttctaCGACACCCTATATTATTCGAATTACATGCTATTATTCGAAAACAAATCTAAATTAACTGTCATAAATTTCAGTAATCTGTTTCAATTATCTtgtaaatgtttgttttcgCATCAGGTGTGATTTTGGGAATTTCATTTGGTACACTTgactaaaacaattttgaaaccaaatatatatatgcgcagttaaaaaaacaacaaaccaTTATTAGACATCTTATTGTTATCACTGTTTCTTACAATAGTTtaacatattatacagggcgacGCAAATGTATTGGTTGGTTGTACTGGTAATTCAAAAACCTACAAAACGTTCATTATAAATTCACCCATGCTATTTTCTCCCCTAATTTGTTGGTGCCCTCTTGTTTTACCtaataacattttctgaaGATTTAAGAGATGTTCCACCAcctgtacatacatatgtatatatatatataaagttttttttccatctcTAATAGCGAAATTACCAGAAATAGACTCAATCTAAAGAAACACcccatttattttgaaatttgttcaaGTTTAAGGAACGGCCTTCCCAATGGCCTTGATCCATATTCACGCGGTGacatttcttaaagaaaacgTTTGTTATCTAATTAGGTCAGTACGTCGTCATTTAACGTAAGACAGAAAGAGTAAGTGAGTGGGTGACCCTCATGAGTTGCAAAGAGATAGAATGCGGTGCTAGTGGCTGAAAACGTCACGTATGCgctaaagaaatttggccGACGTTACTCTAACCTCACTTTCCCTTTCGATATCCGTgttcattattttgatttttaacgaaataatcttaaattactaaatactaatttttccattcactGTAGGAGTACTTCATAAAATGAGTCGCCCTCCAAATAGAAACATAATAGAAGACCCTAAAGACAAGCAAATTCAAGAAAACTTGGCTAAATGGCAGTCAACAGACGACCCT containing:
- the Cog3 gene encoding uncharacterized protein Cog3 isoform X1 is translated as MYNKLNVSIFLLSFFLPLSQETPFIVDNTLNYCSYPLKGEENKFIETNSTTYTVKANEFQIFFKLCKVFHNSDICPDGLTACLRHFQNEEKIGLGNAFISDWNQLKTINGHKCSKTQNYSLVINFSQEGPENPTLQVTKDKCIFSINMRLRLYSPMCGTHIFGKYIDLSPLARSFKVHTETNNFSVTLCGSDAICNQRDVNACALTRSNMMPISLLSTLKPIYDGSEIGFKGNTYKGTNKKFDKKFTVFLICDWEKNEVRNDDLTYNEVPKQGKKYSFQLKTSYGCLKVHRSCVVKNEFLLYNLTELSAEFHVAWSPKQGSSGESIFLIQMCGAANLKGNNKSCMHAQICEKKNNEEVNRGSVLSQLEVVSDAMVATIDKGAKCYDHNRKVYTYHKTIINFFCDFKDYGPKVAPHPNTPCEIHLNWMTPKACPKFDITSCTYIKEANHSCKFYFDKDYYDLSALTSTKIITDRRRNLEFKFNVCGSVLDSDAPCTKDVSVMRKNLTQPNMKYRFTSLGKYWESSIKNGNLVLQFQTGQYCNGAEGDYRSEVHFECSSIEENPILRKEETCYYEFLWKTPEACPYPVNGNYLENAPCIFTDNIHTKSFNFGNIKPLQFVNDNNITFDICSRSYELCRFDKNECRFVELENITAVFTKDVNKLEIVLDEYCNSSDNFNRFTLIFLCESIISNRHFGEFHISDCSLTITYFTDVVCPSEDESDDNNVTDLKSSKEKISSQFPPLKHAAQVQTTDACSIKSPYTQREINRQDFSKDFRQNCPIAVFNNTFRFVKLTYTTDIKCQSNPSNTCVKHLLLALHCIGPFCNLYVIFCNCSSSFLSDISYEVYLTCSSTLNLPFPNKECHSVSHIHKLEYCDMFKNPKAESSDATNTLFIVGIVLSGVFLVSLLILMLWKRKIFKRRPQTLPFVEIYEKEYFIK
- the Cog3 gene encoding uncharacterized protein Cog3 isoform X3, which produces MYNKLNVSIFLLSFFLPLSQETPFIVDNTLNYCSYPLKGEENKFIETNSTTYTVKANEFQIFFKLCKVFHNSDICPDGLTACLRHFQNEEKIGLGNAFISDWNQLKTINGHKCSKTQNYSLVINFSQEGPENPTLQVTKDKCIFSINMRLRLYSPMCGTHIFGKYIDLSPLARSFKVHTETNNFSVTLCGSDAICNQRDVNACALTRSNMMPISLLSTLKPIYDGSEIGFKGNTYKGTNKKFDKKFTVFLICDWEKNEVRNDDLTYNEVPKQGKKYSFQLKTSYGCLKVHRSCVVKNEFLLYNLTELSAEFHVAWSPKQGSSGESIFLIQMCGAANLKGNNKSCMHAQICEKKNNEEVNRGSVLSQLEVVSDAMVATIDKGAKCYDHNRKVYTYHKTIINFFCDFKDYGPKVAPHPNTPCEIHLNWMTPKACPKFDITSCTYIKEANHSCKFYFDKDYYDLSALTSTKIITDRRRNLEFKFNVCGSVLDSDAPCTKDVSVMRKNLTQPNMKYRFTSLGKYWESSIKNGNLVLQFQTGQYCNGAEGDYRSEVHFECSSIEENPILRKEETCYYEFLWKTPEACPYPVNGNYLENAPCIFTDNIHTKSFNFGNIKPLQFVNDNNITFDICSRSYELCRFDKNECRFVELENITAVFTKDVNKLEIVLDEYCNSSDNFNRFTLIFLCESIISNRHFGEFHISDCSLTITYFTDVVCPSEDESDDNNVTDLKSSKEKISSQFPPLKHAAQVQTTDACSIKSPYTQREINRQDFSKDFRQNCPIAVFNNTFRFVKLTYTTDIKCQSNPSNNISYEVYLTCSSTLNLPFPNKECHSVSHIHKLEYCDMFKNPKAESSDATNTLFIVGIVLSGVFLVSLLILMLWKRKIFKRRPQTLPFVEIYEKEYFIK
- the Cog3 gene encoding uncharacterized protein Cog3 isoform X2 is translated as MYNKLNVSIFLLSFFLPLSQETPFIVDNTLNYCSYPLKGEENKFIETNSTTYTVKANEFQIFFKLCKVFHNSDICPDGLTACLRHFQNEEKIGLGNAFISDWNQLKTINGHKCSKTQNYSLVINFSQEGPENPTLQVTKDKCIFSINMRLRLYSPMCGTHIFGKYIDLSPLARSFKVHTETNNFSVTLCGSDAICNQRDVNACALTRSNMMPISLLSTLKPIYDGSEIGFKGNTYKGTNKKFDKKFTVFLICDWEKNEVRNDDLTYNEVPKQGKKYSFQLKTSYGCLKVHRSCVVKNEFLLYNLTELSAEFHVAWSPKQGSSGESIFLIQMCGAANLKGNNKSCMHAQICEKKNNEEVNRGSVLSQLEVVSDAMVATIDKGAKCYDHNRKVYTYHKTIINFFCDFKDYGPKVAPHPNTPCEIHLNWMTPKACPKFDITSCTYIKEANHSCKFYFDKDYYDLSALTSTKIITDRRRNLEFKFNVCGSVLDSDAPCTKDVSVMRKNLTQPNMKYRFTSLGKYWESSIKNGNLVLQFQTGQYCNGAEGDYRSEVHFECSSIEENPILRKEETCYYEFLWKTPEACPYPVNGNYLENAPCIFTDNIHTKSFNFGNIKPLQFVNDNNITFDICSRSYELCRFDKNECRFVELENITAVFTKDVNKLEIVLDEYCNSSDNFNRFTLIFLCESIISNRHFGEFHISDCSLTITYFTDVVCPSEDESDDNNVTDLKSSKEKISSQFPPLKHAAQVQTTDACSIKSPYTQREINRQDFSKDFRQNCPIAVFNNTFRFVKLTYTTDIKCQSNPSNTCVKHLLLALHCIGPFCNLYVIFCNCSSSFLSDISYEVYLTCSSTLNLPFPNKECHSVSHIHKLEYCDMFKNPKAESSDATNTLFIVGIVLSGVFLVSLLILMLWKRKIFKRRPQTLPFVEIYEKNTEL